TTGGTTTGCTACGCCAGCCGCCAGTAAGATGCTCTTCACATCCTCATCGCAACCTTTTTCTATTTTCTAACGATTATTTTAACGACATCACATTTCTTAAACGTTTAAGTTGATGACTTAAACGTTTAAGCTTTCACTGAGATCCACTATTCGTAATTTGGAATCCTCCTCATGATGCGTGATATTGTTCAATTAACCAGCGCACAGTGCGATGTCATCGTACGCTGCGCCCCAGCGGCAGAAATTCTCTACTGGGGGCCACGGCTGCGTGGATTTTCACCAGAAGATATCGTTTCTCTGCAACGCCCCGTCGCTAACGGTCGTCTGGATGTGGATCTTCCCCTGACGCTGGCGATGGAATACGGGCGTGGTCAGTTCGGTTCGCCGGGTATTGAGGGGCACCGTTCAGGCTATGATGCCGCGCCGATCTTCACGACGAAGCAGGCTGACGTTCAGGACAATACGCTCACCATTACCGCGGAAGATGCACAGGCCGGGCTTCGCCTGATCAGTGAACTGCGCCTGGATCTACAGACCGACGTCCTGCAACTGCGCCACACGCTAGAGAATCTGCGTGCGGATGCCTGGCAAGTACAGCGCCTCGCCGTCACGCTGCCCGTCCCAGAAAGGGCGAGCGACGTCATGGCATTCCACGGCCGCTGGCTGCGTGAGTTTCAGGCTCATCGCCTCACGTTGCAGCATGGCGGTTTCATTCAGGAAAGCCGTCGGGGAAGAAGCTCCCATGAATATTTCCCCGCCTTTATCCTCGGCGAGTCCGCGTTCAGCGAACAGCATGGTGCCGTATGGGGCGTGCATTTAGGCTGGAGCGGCAACCACCGCCTGCGTGCCGATATTAAAACCGACGGGCGTCGCGTCGTGCAGGCAGAAGCCCTGTATCTGCCGGGCGAAATCACGCTGGCGCAGTCGGAATCCCTCACAACACCGTGGGTCTACGCCGCCTTCTCCGATGCCGGCTTAAACGGCATGAGCCAGCGCTATCACACCTTCTTGCGCCAGTCCCTGATCCAATTCAGCGACCATAAACCACGCCCGGTACACCTCAATACGTGGGAAGGGATCTATTTCGATCACTCCCCTGAGTACATCATGCAGATGGCGAGCAAAGCCGCCGACGTGGGCGTAGAGCGTTTCATCATCGATGACGGCTGGTTCCGTGGGCGTCACCACGACCAAGCCGCGCTCGGCGACTGGTATCTGGACGAGGAAAAATACCCTAACGGGCTGATGCCGGTGATCGAGCACGTCAAAGCTCTAGGGATGGAGTTCGGCATTTGGGTCGAACCGGAGATGATCAACCCCGATTCCGACCTGTTCCGTGCACACCCTGACTGGGTGCTGCAATTGCCCGGCTACGCACAGCCAACAGGCCGCTATCAGTACGTGCTGAATTTAAACCAGCCCGAGGCCTTCGCGTATCTGCTGGAGCGGCTGAGCTGGCTACTGGGTGAGCACCCGGTCGATTATGTGAAGTGGGATATGAACCGCGAACTGGTGCAACCCGGCCATGCAGGGCGTCTGGCCGCCGATGCGCAAACCCGACAGTTCTATCGTCTGCTTGATACCCTGCGCCAGCGTTTTCCCCATGTCGAATTTGAATCCTGCGCCTCCGGCGGCGGCCGCATCGACTACGGTGTGCTAGAGCGTACCCAGCGCTTCTGGGTGTCAGATAACAACGACGCGCTGGAGCGCCAGACCATCCAACGCTGCATGAGCTACTTCTTTCCACCAGAAGTCATGGGGCAACACATCGGGCACGCTCGCTGCCACGCCACCTATCGACGCCATACCATCGCCTTTCGCGGCCTGACGGCCCTGTTCGGCCACATGGGCATTGAGCTGGATCCCGTGAAGGCTGACGACGACGAGCTGGAAGGCTATCGCCACTACATCCAACTGCACAAAACGCTGCGCCCGCTGCTGCACAGCGGCACCACCTGGCGGGTCGAGATGCCGGACGATACGGTGCAGGTCACCGGCGTGGTGAGCAACGATCGGCAGCATGCCGTTTTCCAGGTAGCTCAGCTACGTATGCCGTCTTATTCGCTGGCGGGTACGCTCCGCTTCCCCGGCCTACAGCCCGACGCACGCTATGAAGTCACGCTGCTTGACGGCCCGGAAATCAAAACGGTGCGAGAAGGCGGCGGCACCATGCGTGAGCTTCCACCGTGGTTACGTCAGCCGATCGTGGTTTCCGGTGACTGGCTGATGCAGGCCGGCCTTGCTCTCCCCGTTCTGACGCCGGAGACCGCCATTCTGATCGGGCTTTCCGCGGTGCCGGATACCGTCAGTAAATAACTTTTTCTTTGCCTTACCAATACACAACACGACCGCGCGGGACAGCATTGTCCCGCGTCATGATAACGTCTACCCCCTGAGGGGAAATACAGATGCCTACTACCTCGTGCTACTACAAAAACAACCGTAACTTCTGGATTTTCGGCGCGTTCTTCTTTCTTTATTTTTTTATCATGGCGACGTGCTTTCCGTTTTTGCCGATCTGGCTGGCGGACGTTATCGGGCTCAATAAGACCGATACTGGCATCGTTTTTTCCTTCCTGTCCTTGTTCGCAATCCTGTTTCAGCCTTTCCTCGGCATCCTGTCCGACAAGCTAGGGATGAAGAAACACCTGCTCTGGGTGATCTCTGTGCTGTTGCTCTTTTTTGCCCCTTTCTTTCTGTATGTCTTCGCTCCGCTATTAAAAATCAACGTGATACTGGGTGCTTTAGTCGGTGGCCTGTATATCGGGTTCTCTTTCAGCGCGGGAGCCGGGGCGATTGAGGCCTACATCGAGCGCATCAGCCGACAGCACCAATTTGAGTACGGTAAGGCGCGCATGTTTGGCTGTTTTGGCTGGGGAATTTGCGCCTCAACGGCAGGTATGCTGTTTAACATCAATCCCGATATCGTGTTCTGGATGGGATCCGGCTCGGCGATTATCTTGATCGTGTTGCTGTGTCTGGCGAAGACGGAAAGCAACCAGACCGCCACCGTGATGGACTCACTCGGGGCTAACGCCTCGCCTTTTAGTGTGAAGCTGGCGTTAGGTTTGCTGGCTAACCGTCAGTTCTGGCTGCTGGTGCTGTACGTGGTCGGCGTCGCCTGCATTTATGACGTCTACGATCAGCAATTCGCTAACTTCTTTAAATCGTTCTTTAGCTCGCAGGAACAGGGAAACCAGATCTTTGGTTTTGTCACCACCGCGGGGGAAGCAGCAAATGCGCTGGTGATGTTCTGTACGCCGTGGCTTATTAACCGGATCGGCGCTAAAAATGCGCTTCTGGTGGCAGGAACAATTATGTCGATCAGGATTTTGGGATCGGCCTGTGCCACGTCCGTCACGGAAGTCATCATCCTGAAAATGCTGCACGCCTTCGAAGTACCGCTGCTGCTTATCGGGATTTTCAAATACATCGCCAATACGTTTGATTCGCGCCTGTCGGCCACGATTTATCTGGTGGGCTTCCAGTTCGCCAAGCAGTTTATGGCGATATTCCTCTCCTCCGCGGCGGGCAACCTGTACGACCGCATTGGCTTCAACCAGACGTACCTTATCTTGGGTGGCATCGCGCTTACCTTCACTGCAATTTCCGCCTTTACGCTGTCATCGTCACGCAACACGGCGAGTATGCATTCTCAGGCTGCGCATTAACATTATCGCGCCCCGTTGGCGTTAAGCCGTGGGGCGCGATGTTACTATTTCACGTCTCGTAACGCCGTTTTATCCACATACGGCTTCATGATGCCGTCCGCCTCTTTTTGTGCAGCGGCGGCGGCGTCATCAACCTTTTTCTCCGGATCGTTTAGCAGCGCCGCCAGCTGATTTTCCATCGCTTTGCGTACTGCGACCGTTTCATAGGTGGCGTACCACGGATGGGCATATTGCAGCTGTGACAGCGCAATGGCCGCACGCGGATCTTTCGCCAGATAGTCCTTCATTTCTGGCAGATCGTAGGCCGCCATGCGCGGGGCGAAGTAGCCGGTAAAACGGCTCCAGTTGCCGCTGACTTCCGGGCTAACCAGATAGTTCATAAACTGCCAGGCCGCTTTCTTCTGATCTTCAGAAATCCCTTTGAAGCTCACCAGACTTGCTCCGCCGATGGTCACGCCACGACGCTCTTTTTCCGGCATCATCGCCACGCCAAGCTGGAAATCTTTGGTATTTTCACGCATAAAGCCCAACGCGCCGGTACTCAGCATCGTCATACCCAGCTTGCCGGAGAAAAATGCGGCGCTGATCTGCTTGGAATTCAGCACACCAGCGGGCATCACTTTGTCGCGATGCACTAAGTCGCGCCAGAACTGGAGCGCGCCTTTAGTTGATGCGGTGTTGTAATACACTTCGCCCGGATAGTCGGCATTGTAATACGCCCCGCCGTTGGCACGCGTTAGCGCAGACAGCATCCAGCCGCCGTAGTCATCGTTCGTGGACGGAATCATGATGCCCCACTGCCCTTTTGCCGGATCGGTCAGCTTCTTCGCTACCGCAATCACTTCATCCCAGTTTTTCGGCGGTTCGTTGAATCCCGCTTTCTTCAGCATGTCTTCGTTGTAATAAAGGATCGGCGTCGAGTTGTGGAACGGGATCGCGTAAGTCACGCCCATCACCTGCGCGTTCTGATGTAGCGCGGGCCAGAAGTTTTTAGTCAGGAAAGGCGTGGCCTTTTCGTTGCCGTATTTGAACAGCTCGTCCATCGGTAGAATTTCATCTTTGATGACCAGATCGGCAGTGAAGTTTGCCGACATAATCACCAGCGCCGGAGGATCGCCCGCTTTAGCGGCCGCTTCCGCTTTCACTTTTGTCGTGTCGTAATTGCCGGTGAAGATCCCACGCACTTCAACCTGATCCTGCGATTGGTTGTACTCCTTGATGATGCGCGTCATTTCCATCGTCAGCTTGCCATCAACCGGCGCGGGGAACATGAAATCGATACTCTCTTTCGCCAACGCGGGGCCAGACATCAGCAAGGCGATTGCCAGCGCCATCATACGGGGCTTACGCATTTCTTTTCTCCTGGGATAAATTACGGGCGGTTTGCCCGGAAAACCAATGACAATCCTGCGGTGAAAAATGAAGCACAATGGATGCGCCGACATCCGGCACGCCATCGCGATTTGGCCGACGGTAGCGAATATTCCCCAACGGCGTATCCACATGAATCAAATACTCCGCGCCAAATAGCTCCCGCTGCTTCACCGTTCCCGACAATGACAAGTCGCCGTCTGACGCGGCGTGTTCGGTAATATGCTCAGGGCGGATCCCGAGCAATACACGGGTTAATGAACGCGTTTCTTCACTGTCAGGCAGCGCCACAGACAATGCCTGTAGAAATGCCTGCCCATCAGCACAAGGCAGCGTCACCATATTCATCGCGGGCGTGCCGATAAATCCGGCGACAAAGACGTTAGCCGGGTGCGAATACAGCTGTTCCGGCGTGCCAACCTGTTGCAGCACGCCGCGATCCAGCACGGCGATTCTGTCCGCCATTGTCATCGCCTCGATCTGATCGTGCGTGACGTAAACGGTGGTTGTTTTCAACTGCCGGTGCAGATCCATAATGCCGTCCCGCACATCGCTGCGCAGGCGGGCATCCAGATTCGACAGCGGCTCATCCATCAAAAACAAGCACGGATCGCGCACGATCGCCCGTGCCATTGCTACGCGCTGGCGCTGACCGCCGGACAGTTTTCCCGGTTTGCGTTTCAGTAGCGGTTCAAGCTGAAGCAGGCTGGCAACGCGCTGCACACGCTGTGGATACTCCGCTTTCGGCTCACCGCGCATCCGCATCCCGAAAGTGATGTTTTGCTCGACGGTCAGGTGCGGAAACAACGCGTAGTTCTGGAAGATCATCGAGAAATTGCGCTGCTTCGGGCTCCACGTCGTAATGTCATCGTCACCCAGCAGGATTTGCCCATCGCTCACGTCTTCCAGACCGGCAAGCATACGCAGCAGCGTACTTTTGCCGCAGCCAGACGGCCCGACCAGCACCAAAAATTCACCGTCAGCGATGTCCAGCGACAGCGACGCCAGTGCCTGCATGTGCTCGAAGCGTTTGCTGATATTACGTAACTGAATCACGGCCATTACGCATCCACCGGACAGCTGATTCGCGGATCGTAGAGGTAAGGTCCGGAGTTCGCGGCGATCGACTGGCTGTAGCTCACCAGCCCGGTGACTGGCACGTAGCGGTGCATGACCACGCTGGCAGGCTCCAGGTTGTAGTACGACGTGTCGTCATAGTAGAAATACGGCACCTGATGGACGGTACCCGGTACGGTGGCAATAATCGCCTGCCGATGTTGCGTCATAATCAGGCGGTGCGTATGGCCGCAGAAGATCCGCGTCATCTGCGGGAAACGTTCGATCAGCGTCAGCAACTCACTCCCGTTTTCGCAGGCGATCCGATCCATATGCGCCGATCCCAACGGCAGCGGCGGATGGTGCATAAAGATCGCCGTTTCGCGCGTGCTGTGCTCTTGCAATTGCTGCTCCAGCCAGCCCAGCGTGGACGGCGTCAGCCAGCCTTTCGCCTGCCCGGCCAGACTGGTGTCGATGAACAGCAGGCGCATCGGGAAGTCATCCACCGCATAGCGGATGTTCTCGGGATCATCGCCTAACTGCGGGCAAAGCGGGCGCATCGCATTGAGAAAATGCTGCTTATCATCATGATTGCCCGGAATTACGTACATCGGGTAATCCAGCATCTGCAACACGCGCTGTGCCACCTGATACTCCTGCGAGCTTCCGCAGTTGACGATGTCGCCGCTAATCACCACCGCGTCCGGCCGCTCGCTCAGCGCATTTAGCTGGTTAATGACCTTGGCGTTTTCCCCGTTAATATCAATAAATTCATAGAGCTTGCGCCCCTCACTGCGAAAATGCAGATCGGAAATCTGTGCCAGCAACATACAACCACCTCATCGTTATTTCGCCCGTTGGCGATTCACTTAATGCCCGAGAAACCGAAGCTGCTCAGGAACTGCTTCTGGAACACCACAAAAGCCACCATCAGCGGCAAGCACACCAGCAGCGTGCCCGCGCAGATCAATCCCCACTGCCCGCCGGACTCTGCGCCCATGGCGAACGAGACCAGCCCGATGGTCAGCACCTGTTTGTCGGGGTCATTGAGCACCATCAGCGGCCAGAGATATTCGTTCCAGTGGTAGGTAATGCTGACCGTGGCAAAAGCCAGAATTGACGGCCAGGTCATAGGAATCAGGACGTGAAACACCACCTGCCACCAGCGGCAGCCTTCCATCAACGCCGCCTCTTCGATTTCTTTGGCGATATTGAGAAACGCCTGACGCATCAAAAAAACGCCAAACGCCGAAGCAAAATACGGCATCATCACGCCAGTCAGAGTATTAAGCAGGCCGAGCTGTTTGAGCGTCATCATGTTCGGCACCATCATGACGACGGGCATGATCATCATCTGAATCAGCAGCAGGTAGAACAGCAGCGTTTTGCCGCGGAATTCGTGATAGGCAAAGATGTAGCCCGCCGTGGTGATCGTCACCAGCTGTACCAGAAACGTGCCGACCGCAAAGATCAGCGTGTTGGTGTAAAGCCGTAACCAGTCGGCGCTATCCCACGCATCGCGGAAGTTATCGAGCGTCAGCGGGAGACGCGGCAGCAGCGAGGCCATGTCCACACCAAAGCTGCTGGTGCTGACGGAAGAAGACAGCATCCAGATAAACGGGCTGACCCACAGCAGCGCGGCGCACATCAGCAACAGCGGCAGCGTGAACCGCGTCGTGATGCGAAGCGGATGGCGATTGGCTACGCTGCGGTTTGCAACATGCCGAGCGTCAACACTTAGGTTCTCAACATTCGGGTGATCAACGCTCATAATGCGCCCCTTTCTCCAGCACTTTCAGATTCATAATGGAAAAGGCGAACAGCATCGCCAGCGTCAGGAAGGTAGCCGCAGAGGCTTTACCCAGATCGTGCGTATCATTCGCCAGATCTTGGATGTAATAGAGCAGCACGGTCGTCGCGTTATTCGGCCCGCCGCGCGTCATCACGGCCACATGGTCGATCTGGGTAATAGCGTAGATAAAGGCGATAGTGACCACGAAGGCGATGGTTGGCCGCAGCAGCGGCAGCGTGACGTAGAAAAACACCTGACGCCGTGAAGCTCCTTCCATCAGCGCCGCCTCGCGTGCAGAGGCTGAAACGGCTTGCAGACCGGCGAGAAAAAACAGCATGTAGTAACCGGCGAATTTCCAGATACCGATGACGCTCACCGCCACCAGCGCACTGTCGCTCATACCGAGATAGTTGTTGTTCATCGGGCCGAACGCTTTTGCCAGATAGTAATCCAGCAGCCCTAACCCCGGCATAAAGATGAACAGCCACAGCGTCGCGGCGCTCACCAGTGGAATAATCATCGGAAAGAAGAAAGCGGTACGCAGCCAGCGGTTAACGCGCGTGTTTTCCCACAGCAGCACCGCCAGCAACAGCGCCAGCAGCACACCGGGCACCACCGTCATCAGGATATACAGCACGTTGTTCAGCAACGCCTGCCAGAACACCGCGTCCTGCACCAGACGCACAAAATTATCCATACCGATGAACAGCGGCGTATCGGCATTCAGTCGGGTGTCATACAGGCTGTCGATGACCGAGCGCAACAGAGGGAAATAGG
The nucleotide sequence above comes from Pectobacterium brasiliense. Encoded proteins:
- a CDS encoding alpha-galactosidase, yielding MMRDIVQLTSAQCDVIVRCAPAAEILYWGPRLRGFSPEDIVSLQRPVANGRLDVDLPLTLAMEYGRGQFGSPGIEGHRSGYDAAPIFTTKQADVQDNTLTITAEDAQAGLRLISELRLDLQTDVLQLRHTLENLRADAWQVQRLAVTLPVPERASDVMAFHGRWLREFQAHRLTLQHGGFIQESRRGRSSHEYFPAFILGESAFSEQHGAVWGVHLGWSGNHRLRADIKTDGRRVVQAEALYLPGEITLAQSESLTTPWVYAAFSDAGLNGMSQRYHTFLRQSLIQFSDHKPRPVHLNTWEGIYFDHSPEYIMQMASKAADVGVERFIIDDGWFRGRHHDQAALGDWYLDEEKYPNGLMPVIEHVKALGMEFGIWVEPEMINPDSDLFRAHPDWVLQLPGYAQPTGRYQYVLNLNQPEAFAYLLERLSWLLGEHPVDYVKWDMNRELVQPGHAGRLAADAQTRQFYRLLDTLRQRFPHVEFESCASGGGRIDYGVLERTQRFWVSDNNDALERQTIQRCMSYFFPPEVMGQHIGHARCHATYRRHTIAFRGLTALFGHMGIELDPVKADDDELEGYRHYIQLHKTLRPLLHSGTTWRVEMPDDTVQVTGVVSNDRQHAVFQVAQLRMPSYSLAGTLRFPGLQPDARYEVTLLDGPEIKTVREGGGTMRELPPWLRQPIVVSGDWLMQAGLALPVLTPETAILIGLSAVPDTVSK
- a CDS encoding MFS transporter, producing the protein MPTTSCYYKNNRNFWIFGAFFFLYFFIMATCFPFLPIWLADVIGLNKTDTGIVFSFLSLFAILFQPFLGILSDKLGMKKHLLWVISVLLLFFAPFFLYVFAPLLKINVILGALVGGLYIGFSFSAGAGAIEAYIERISRQHQFEYGKARMFGCFGWGICASTAGMLFNINPDIVFWMGSGSAIILIVLLCLAKTESNQTATVMDSLGANASPFSVKLALGLLANRQFWLLVLYVVGVACIYDVYDQQFANFFKSFFSSQEQGNQIFGFVTTAGEAANALVMFCTPWLINRIGAKNALLVAGTIMSIRILGSACATSVTEVIILKMLHAFEVPLLLIGIFKYIANTFDSRLSATIYLVGFQFAKQFMAIFLSSAAGNLYDRIGFNQTYLILGGIALTFTAISAFTLSSSRNTASMHSQAAH
- a CDS encoding ABC transporter substrate-binding protein — its product is MRKPRMMALAIALLMSGPALAKESIDFMFPAPVDGKLTMEMTRIIKEYNQSQDQVEVRGIFTGNYDTTKVKAEAAAKAGDPPALVIMSANFTADLVIKDEILPMDELFKYGNEKATPFLTKNFWPALHQNAQVMGVTYAIPFHNSTPILYYNEDMLKKAGFNEPPKNWDEVIAVAKKLTDPAKGQWGIMIPSTNDDYGGWMLSALTRANGGAYYNADYPGEVYYNTASTKGALQFWRDLVHRDKVMPAGVLNSKQISAAFFSGKLGMTMLSTGALGFMRENTKDFQLGVAMMPEKERRGVTIGGASLVSFKGISEDQKKAAWQFMNYLVSPEVSGNWSRFTGYFAPRMAAYDLPEMKDYLAKDPRAAIALSQLQYAHPWYATYETVAVRKAMENQLAALLNDPEKKVDDAAAAAQKEADGIMKPYVDKTALRDVK
- a CDS encoding ABC transporter ATP-binding protein is translated as MAVIQLRNISKRFEHMQALASLSLDIADGEFLVLVGPSGCGKSTLLRMLAGLEDVSDGQILLGDDDITTWSPKQRNFSMIFQNYALFPHLTVEQNITFGMRMRGEPKAEYPQRVQRVASLLQLEPLLKRKPGKLSGGQRQRVAMARAIVRDPCLFLMDEPLSNLDARLRSDVRDGIMDLHRQLKTTTVYVTHDQIEAMTMADRIAVLDRGVLQQVGTPEQLYSHPANVFVAGFIGTPAMNMVTLPCADGQAFLQALSVALPDSEETRSLTRVLLGIRPEHITEHAASDGDLSLSGTVKQRELFGAEYLIHVDTPLGNIRYRRPNRDGVPDVGASIVLHFSPQDCHWFSGQTARNLSQEKRNA
- a CDS encoding phosphodiesterase, giving the protein MLLAQISDLHFRSEGRKLYEFIDINGENAKVINQLNALSERPDAVVISGDIVNCGSSQEYQVAQRVLQMLDYPMYVIPGNHDDKQHFLNAMRPLCPQLGDDPENIRYAVDDFPMRLLFIDTSLAGQAKGWLTPSTLGWLEQQLQEHSTRETAIFMHHPPLPLGSAHMDRIACENGSELLTLIERFPQMTRIFCGHTHRLIMTQHRQAIIATVPGTVHQVPYFYYDDTSYYNLEPASVVMHRYVPVTGLVSYSQSIAANSGPYLYDPRISCPVDA
- a CDS encoding carbohydrate ABC transporter permease; translated protein: MSVDHPNVENLSVDARHVANRSVANRHPLRITTRFTLPLLLMCAALLWVSPFIWMLSSSVSTSSFGVDMASLLPRLPLTLDNFRDAWDSADWLRLYTNTLIFAVGTFLVQLVTITTAGYIFAYHEFRGKTLLFYLLLIQMMIMPVVMMVPNMMTLKQLGLLNTLTGVMMPYFASAFGVFLMRQAFLNIAKEIEEAALMEGCRWWQVVFHVLIPMTWPSILAFATVSITYHWNEYLWPLMVLNDPDKQVLTIGLVSFAMGAESGGQWGLICAGTLLVCLPLMVAFVVFQKQFLSSFGFSGIK
- a CDS encoding carbohydrate ABC transporter permease, which produces MRAKCFPYLVLLPTLVFLLAFTYFPLLRSVIDSLYDTRLNADTPLFIGMDNFVRLVQDAVFWQALLNNVLYILMTVVPGVLLALLLAVLLWENTRVNRWLRTAFFFPMIIPLVSAATLWLFIFMPGLGLLDYYLAKAFGPMNNNYLGMSDSALVAVSVIGIWKFAGYYMLFFLAGLQAVSASAREAALMEGASRRQVFFYVTLPLLRPTIAFVVTIAFIYAITQIDHVAVMTRGGPNNATTVLLYYIQDLANDTHDLGKASAATFLTLAMLFAFSIMNLKVLEKGAHYER